The Larimichthys crocea isolate SSNF chromosome I, L_crocea_2.0, whole genome shotgun sequence genomic interval cacaccaacactcatacacacaaatatccAATTTTTCATTCCAGCTTTGCGAGCAGTGATGACCGCACACCGTTCCCCTCAAGCTACAgtcttgattgattgataaataGTTGATGCTCCTGCTGTGCCGCACACTGTATTATCATAGCTGTGCAGAGTCTGTGCCATACTATTTCTCCACATGATCAAGGTGACAGACACTGTCTCAGGCTCCAGGGTTTTACATTACTCTGGGATTGTACATTGTACATGCACTTTTTTTCACCATGCTTTTTCCATGTACCTCCTTTATCTTTCCACAGAGCAAGACTGAGCCATTCTCCCAGGGAGAGTACAATGTCTACAGCACCTTTCAGAGCCATGAGCCCGAGTTTGACTACCTTAAGAGTCTGGAGATTGAGGAGAAGATCAATAAGATCCGATGGCTGCCTCAGCAGAACGCCGCACACTTCCTCCTATCCACCAATGGTGAGAGACTTGACACACATGCGTGCACCTTAGAGCAAACAGGAAGATGTGGAAGTAGTGATGAGCTTGGTTGATATTTAGTGGGAAAACATTTTACTTGAAtcagtttgaataaaaatgttttttaatgggCACGGCTGAAAAAATTTAATTAGGAATGGTATTTGAGTTTCTTAGGTCAGAAAACAGATTTCCCCTCGCCTAAAGAGAGGGCGCATTAGGAGTTAGCCTTCCTAGGATAAACTGAATTTATGGCTATATTGGACGATCTATAGATTTTCCCTCAGCGCCatgttattgatttatttaagtactgtattatttatgattGAGGGTATGAAAAATATAAGATCTGCCTCAGCagttgtgtaatgctgctgttgGAATGCTTGCTGTCATTTTTTCAATATAATACAAAGACTTTCGGTGTCTGTCAGTGTTGGTGAAGCAAAACATCACCGATAGCGCATTCAGGGTCCATGCTGTCTTCCAGAGCTGACAGTTTGAAGTGTGGCGGATTATCTTGTCTATTAAATCATATCTTTTGGGTTCAAGTGCCTGAGCTGAGTTCCTTTATGCTAAAATTAGGAACTTAAGAAATTAAGAACCATTTTTAGGCTCTAACAAATGAAATTCTGTATTTAGCTTAGGACTAGTTTAAGCACATTTATGTACCCTGTTATTAATTTATTAGACTTTCAGACTGTACTTGTTCTTACCTGATTACTTAATGGCCATGTCTGTTCCCAGATAAGACCATTAAGTTGTGGAAGGTGAGTGAAAGAGACAAACGGCCGGAGGGATACAACCTGAAAGATGAGGAGGGTCGCATCAAGGACATCTCCACTGTCACCTCCCTACaggtatctatctatctatctatctatctatctatctatctatctatctatctatctatctatctatctcctcCCTCTTGCACATTTATGCAGTCAGTTGTGCAACATAACTGGGTCAGTAGGTAcagatgtgtttgcatgtgcaaaAATGGGTCACTGGCACAAtggtacatgtgtgtatgtgttagtgtgtggGGGCGGACGAAACCTCGGTTTCCAGCTGCTTTCCAACAGCAGCACAACATCTGCAAAGCGTCTAAATTAATCAGAGCAGCACTGTTTCTATTTGTGGTGAATTTGTGGGGATGTGGATGCGGTTATTTGGGCATAATATGtccttctttgtgtctttgtagttgTCTGagaacatgcatgtgtgtgctgatgGTGTTCCTGCTCTGCTGTATGCAAATAAGGACATATTTAAGCtgtgtataaaaatgtaaatcatgCAACGACAATGAAATTGTGTGTTAATGCAAATGCAAAGATATGAAATGCAGCCAAATGAGCTGTAAGTCATGCACGGAAATGGCTCTTCATCTTGCGATCAAGTGAGGAAGTTAGGGTTTTAGCAATAATGTCAAAGGAAGTcatacattaaatattcatttatgaTACAATACAAATTTATTAAACGGAATCTACTGCTTGTATCTAGACCATCTCTCTCACTAGTTTTATGAGATGATAAATTGCTCTTTTCAAGGTGCCAGTGTTGATGCCGATGGACCTGATGGTGGAGGTCAGCCCTCGGCGAGTGTTCGCCAACGCCCACACCTACCACGTCAACTCCATCTCCGTCAACTCCGACTATGAGACCTACATGTCAGCTGATGACCTGAGGATCAACCTCTGGCATCTGGACATCACCGACCGCAGCTTCAGTATCCTTTGTGGGTCGTAGTGTGCAAGCGGAGTGAGGAGAAGAATCATGTAGGCGTGGACACACGCACAAACGCATATGAAAGCAGGAAAAGATTTATTAAGACACAAGAATAATCAAAAGATAATCCAtgcatacattaacacacagatCCTTATACATGCTCAATAATCAGTCCCTGCCCACCCACACAtaggctcacacacactcacacacacacacaataaattcCCACATTGCAAATCCTATTTTGTTGTATAAAGAaatgcacaaagacacacagggTTGGGGGAGGGGAATATTTTTCTTGAGGAATGAAAATGTAGCTTAATGAATAATTCAAAGACTGCATAAATATTTCAGCCTCTTTTTGAGCTTTAATCCAGCTCACTAGGACACAGTCAGTCCCACCCCTGACCCAGACATGATTTATAATATTACAGtttacccccccacccctcaggatatatttatattggtttgctttatttctcctgtaaattaTTTACATATAACCTATGGTTATATATACGTATACATACACTTTATTATTAGTCTTTATTTTGCATGTGGATTATGCACCTGTGTGGGTTTGCATGAATCCAAGCAGTCAGTTGGTGGATAAATCTGAAAGAGACAAATGAATGCGTTCAGGCAGGGTGGTAAAGGTAGTTTAGCCTAAAAGAAATGGCATGTTGactctctgtgttgtttcccTGAGCAGTGCTTTTTTCTCAGACATTGTGGACATCAAGCCAGCCAACATGGAGGATCTGACAGAGGTGATCACAGCGGCTGAGTTTCACCCCCACCACTGTAACCTGTTTgtctacagcagcagcaaaggcaCCCTGCGCCTGTGTGACATGAGAGAAGCAGCACTGTGTGACAAACACTCCAAATGTGAGTAAACCTGCTGAGCGTGGGGATGGTGACatacacattgtgttttttttctctccacaagAGTCCTTAAAaggtcaaaatgtctgttttgcatgttttaaccTATAACAACAAGGGTTTTTAgacaaatgtcatatttttaaaggtccagtgtctagGATTTAGGGGGAAATGGCAGAAATTCATAACTAGGTTTCATTACTGTACAATcctctgaaaataagaactgttgtttttgttaccacagAGTAGttgtttatatctacagacactgtgggtCCTCTTTAACAGAATCCGGgacactggctctagatagggactttgtgtttttaccttCCTGCTACAgtaactacactgctagatgtcactaaacgCTACACACTAGTCGTTTAAGGTTGTATGTTAGCTTCAGGATGGCATTGTCAGTTAGTTGTTCGGTCCACTGCTTTGAtcctgactgaaatatctcagcgGCACGATGATGCAGTGGTTGTCCCTTGTTCAAAATCCTGTGATCTTTCCGTCTTTCTTCAGTTTGGGTGTCTTCTCTCCAGCTTCCtttcacagtccaaagactttATAGGTTTGTAGGTTATAGGTTATTTGCCCTTACAGTAGGTGTGAATATAAGCATGGATTGTTGCGTTATTGAAGCTTTgtgtctgtgatgaactggtgcccaatgtcagctgggattggctccagccccccgtGACTGTAATAAGGATACAGCATaaggttatggaaaatggatggatggatatattaATGGGTAGTGGGTGGTGcaatggttagcactgtcatctcacagcaagaaggttcctggttttgGTCTTTCAGTGGGTGGATTCTCTCTGGGTAGTCCAACTTTATAGGTTACTTGGTGACtgcaatttgttgttgttgtcaggcTAGATGAAAAGGTTCAATCTGATGATGAGACAATCTTTTTTACCTGGTGTTTTTGTGGCCTGAGCATTTTTCCAAAGATCTGTCTGAGAGTCAATCATTGAGATTTCATCCATCACATATTCAGCCTCAGGcttcattagttttttttgccacttgTAGTCTGCTGTTTAAAATCTAGCTTCACTGTTTAACTATTGTAGAGTTTCAGCCATCTTTGGATCATCTTTGATCTTTGATCATGCATTTCCACAAACTTCACGTCGTTGTGTTGTCATAGTAGGTGTTTCGGGTCACATCTTTTGCAGTGGAAAGAGTCTTTCTACCTGTAGACAATGTTCTTGTCTTGTCCAACAAAAAGGTAATGGGAAAATTTCTAGCTGCTGAAAGTAAGGCGGCATTTCCCTCTTCCAAGCTAGCTGTGTAAATCATGCAACAACGAATGAAAAGTAGCAGACAACAAAAGTAAGATCATAAGTCATTTTTGGGTAACTGTAACATCATTACTGAAGTTTTATGAGTCATTCGTTACACTACTTGTTCCTGCTGAAAGTAATATTATCACTCTAATATGATTATTAGTTACTGCCCAACATTAttcatggtgatgatgaatcctaataactttggtgttgctacatacattcatacaatCACCTTGTCAGAGgatctcctgacttttcatttaatGTGAAAATCAGCTTGCAGAGACTTGTTTAACAGAGctaatccatcacagtgaatTACTCTTATTAGTATGATTTATTAAAGTGTGGTTATGTAATAACACCAAGGTGGTTTGTTCCAAGATATTTAATTTGTAGTTAATTAATTGAATCCTACAAAATCaaatttttgtttatttattggaaAATAATTTATCTCAAACATGAAGTGTAAGAAGTTTGATTTCCTTACAGTTTAGTCTCTTTTGGAACATTCTTCACCTTTTGATATTTCTCTCTACTGCAGGTTTATTAGTTCATTAATatagagctgtttttttttaaccataaatCTGCTGTCCTTAAGGAACAACAGTTCAATTCATGGTGCATTTTCTCTCATGTctcagatttattgttttcaaagttttctGTTTACTACTAAAATATGGTTTCCCACAGGTTTTATATCTCTGACCAGTTTGAGTCATTAGTGCAGTGAGCACTGCAAATTGTGTTCACCTGAGGAACGCAACAAGCAGCAAGGGAGTTAGTTTTTGTTTATTAGTTTGTTACATTCAATAAGAAATGTCTGTATTTACCAGGTTTCTGTCTTTATGTTGTCATTAACaagactgcagacagaaacgtgtccataaacatacacacactctgtctgagCCTATACATCTGAGAAAAGACACACATATCCATCCTTATTTTCTCACATCGTTTCCAGTATTTGAAGAGCCCGAGGACCCCAGCGCCCGCTCCTTCTTCTCTGAGATCATCTCCTCCGTGTCAGATGTCAAGTTCAGCCATAGCGGTCGCTACCTGCTCACAAGAGACTACCTGACTGCCAAAGTCTGGGACCTCAACATGGAGAGCAAGCCCCTGGAGACATACCAGGTGTGTGACCCACCACAtgtgttaaaatacaaaaataatttctcaGGCTGAGCTACTGTGATGAGATCCCTTCTGGCAAGGAGCAAATTCACTCTGGGTGAGGTGAACTGATCAGTAGTAGCATTTACATATTTCCTTTTGAATCCAGTCATCGCCCAGAGAGCTGAATGTTATTAATTCAATCCAAAGgccaacacagacacagctgaCTTGATTCAATTAGATTTGTTCCCTtcatatgtaaacatatatttattccatatttctttataaatctaatttaatcaTTTCCTTTTTAGCTAATATGATGATGTTCTATACATATGATCTATATATTTGATAACTGACACTACGACACCAAACATACTATGTTTGCCAGTATTTGATTCAGTCCAGATATTGTACATAATAAAAATCACTCACAAATTTCGAATTCCTCGTTCACATAGTTTCACAGTATTGTCTCCAAAATAGAAAGTTTTATCTCTGTATGCTGCTTgtttatttgttacattttatatatcatTAACTTTGTTAAGTCCAAAATACCAAGATTTTACAAATTCAAGAAAGACCCTAGAAAAAATGAGTACAGAAACGAATACAGAAGCTTCTTTACAAAACGTGATGTGATTTTGGAGATTAGAAACCTTTTGTATTCATGGTTGTCATCCCTCCTCTAGAGTTAAAGAGACTTGAAGCTGTTCTTGTGGCTTGTGGTGACCTGACACTTCACTATCTGATCTACTCCGTtggcttttaatttaatttgccACTGACTGACCTCACtaaaataaatttaacacaATTCACATATTTGTTATGTGGTAATTTATCCTTCCAGCAGAGCTTCTTCTAACAGAAGAACCATTTGTATCAAATGTTTACTTCCCTGATTGCAGGTTGTGACTGAAATTATTGTCCAATCTGTCCTTTTACTCAGAGAAAGCATCGTCATCCTGTAAATATGCAAAAGTGAAGACAGAAATGACTCATGGGAAGATGGTTTACTCTCAGAATCACAGTACTCACTGACGATTAGATTTTTCCAGAACCTTTTTGGATAATTGGATTGATTACGCGCCAGAGAATCCACTTCTTCTCGTCAGTGCAGAATCACCACAAAGCCCCGCTGTGACCCAACTTTTTAACATTGGACTATAatcttcatctctgtgtgttagACAGATTAATACATGCGTGAGACAgacattaaattattattatgctgTGTATGTTGGATAGAGATTAGGTGGGCTTGACATGCTGATGGAAGTGTACACATA includes:
- the LOC104922615 gene encoding serine/threonine-protein phosphatase 2A 55 kDa regulatory subunit B beta isoform isoform X1 codes for the protein MLSPIQVLCSDITTLSLEPEPFASYTEADIISTVEFNHTGELLATGDKGGRVVIFQREPESKTEPFSQGEYNVYSTFQSHEPEFDYLKSLEIEEKINKIRWLPQQNAAHFLLSTNDKTIKLWKVSERDKRPEGYNLKDEEGRIKDISTVTSLQVPVLMPMDLMVEVSPRRVFANAHTYHVNSISVNSDYETYMSADDLRINLWHLDITDRSFNIVDIKPANMEDLTEVITAAEFHPHHCNLFVYSSSKGTLRLCDMREAALCDKHSKLFEEPEDPSARSFFSEIISSVSDVKFSHSGRYLLTRDYLTAKVWDLNMESKPLETYQVHDYLRSKLCSLYENDCIFDKFECAWNGSDSVIMTGAYNNFFRMFDRNTKRDVTLEASRESSKPRAVLKPRRVCAAGGKRRKDDISVDSLDFTKKILHTAWHPSENIIAIAATNNLYIFQDKLNSEMH
- the LOC104922615 gene encoding serine/threonine-protein phosphatase 2A 55 kDa regulatory subunit B gamma isoform isoform X2, whose translation is MGEDTDATPTLNHRGFLPDHNYVTEADIISTVEFNHTGELLATGDKGGRVVIFQREPESKTEPFSQGEYNVYSTFQSHEPEFDYLKSLEIEEKINKIRWLPQQNAAHFLLSTNDKTIKLWKVSERDKRPEGYNLKDEEGRIKDISTVTSLQVPVLMPMDLMVEVSPRRVFANAHTYHVNSISVNSDYETYMSADDLRINLWHLDITDRSFNIVDIKPANMEDLTEVITAAEFHPHHCNLFVYSSSKGTLRLCDMREAALCDKHSKLFEEPEDPSARSFFSEIISSVSDVKFSHSGRYLLTRDYLTAKVWDLNMESKPLETYQVHDYLRSKLCSLYENDCIFDKFECAWNGSDSVIMTGAYNNFFRMFDRNTKRDVTLEASRESSKPRAVLKPRRVCAAGGKRRKDDISVDSLDFTKKILHTAWHPSENIIAIAATNNLYIFQDKLNSEMH